In the Quercus lobata isolate SW786 chromosome 5, ValleyOak3.0 Primary Assembly, whole genome shotgun sequence genome, one interval contains:
- the LOC115989107 gene encoding uncharacterized protein LOC115989107 → MNYNMNKMVVTLSELLNMLKAAEDLIKKEKPTVMLAEKSDSSFKFKPKGKNFKRKGSQSFNKAQGDKVNKDTEKKKAKGNCFHCGKPGHWKRNCRHYLASLKNDKPAEGVQGDPKAK, encoded by the exons ATGAACTATAACATGAATAAGATGGTAGTGACATTGTCAGAGCTGCTCAATATGTTGAAAGCAGCTGAGGATCTCATCAAGAAAGAAAAGCCTACTGTAATGTTGGCTGAAAAATCTGATTCTTCTTTTAAGTTTAAGCCTAAGGGTAAGAACTTTAAGAGAAAAGGGTCTCAGTCATTCAATAAGGCTCAAGGTGACAAAGTGAATAAGGACactgagaaaaagaaagcaaaaggaaaTTGTTTCCATTGTGGTAAGCCTGGTCATTGGAAGAGAAACTGTCGCCATTATTTGGCTTCTCTGAAGAATGACAAACCTGCAGAAG GGGTTCAAGGAGACCCGAAGGCTAAATGA